The DNA region GTCAGGCATTTGGAGACTTTGTTGCAGGAAGGATGGATTCACATGAACCTGGGCAAAAGACATCAGCTGTTGTTGCTAACAAGGGTGAGAGCAGAGGCTAAAACTGAGGATGGTTAGTGGTGGCAAGGGACAATTTGAGGGGCTCTCTGCCCCCTAAACTCCGTCAGCCTCCCTAAACCATTgtaaacaagaaataaacaagcaaaacgTGAAAaccattcaacagatatttttcGACCtttctactcaaagtgtggttgtCTACagaccatcagcatcacctgggagcttgttagaaaagcAGCCTCCCAGGATCCACCCCAGGCCTACTGAGTTAGAATCATGCTCACGTGATTCTATGCACGAGCTGAAGGTCGGTGCAGCCATTTTGTACCAGGAACTGTGGTCTTGAGGGCTGGGTGAAAGGCCTCTGCACACAGCACCCTATGAACAAGCGAAACTGGACGAAGcaccaaggaaaagaaaaaaaaaggttagactttattttattacccagattctatttttatttcaggaattgttaatgggctttgccagtgacattAAGTGAAGGATAAATGAATTAAGGGTTCTTCAAGGATAGGTGAATTAAGGGTTCAAAATTAAAACAGTGCTGTCAGGAGGGTTTCTCTGGGGAAAGCTGTGTTGCGAATCCACCTAAACTAAGCAAGAGGAAGAAGTAGGGAGGTGCTCAGTCCCCTCATCTCAAATCTGAGGAGGAGACTTCCACCTGACCCCCCAGAGAGCTTAGCATGTGACTCTAGTGGGTAGAAGGGTGTAGTAGCCGGCTGTCTGTCACCCACTCACCCATCCCCACTGGGAAATCAAAGGAGCCAGAGAGACGGGATGGTGAGTGCTCTGGCAGAGGAGCAAAGCTGCGGCTGTGTCTGAACGGTCACACTGCCCTCGGGTGGAATGCGGATCCTAGGAACCTGGTGGGGAACCAATGGCTGGGGATAATTTTAATAGGGTTCACCCAGGGGAGGAGACCATGGCAGTAAAAGGCTGCGAGGTGACATTGGTGGTTGCGGTGGGCCGGGGCGGGGAATAGGGAACAGAAGCGGAGGGTGTTTGGGAATGGGCAGCCCAGCGAGCGGCATTGATGGGTAAATGGGGGTCGTAGTCAGAGGAACCTCGAAGGGAGTCTCTAGAGAACTCGTAAAGATACTCACCATGGAAATGTCAGCTCTAGATGTCTTCTAACACCAGGAAGAACAGTACTACCTTACTATGTAGTACTCACCAAGTAGGAATTTTCCTGCCCCTTTACTTCCCCCTCACAGCTTCAACCCTGGGTGAGACACAGGTCAGAAATAGCAGGTAAGTTCTGGgagaaagaattgaaaacagaagaTGTTAAGCAGACCCTCCTCCCCTGAGGTGCGGGAGCGTCTTGCGGCTGGTCCAGCGTAAGGGAGGGGTGTGTGGAAGGGAGACTTTTGGATGACGATTGATCTGTGCGTCACTATATCTGACTAGACACTTTTAAATACTGAATTGGGATTGCAGCTGGAATTTAAAATGGTAGTAGATTATCTTTCTAACCTAAGCATAACCGTAAAAGTCAAGGTTAAAGGAAGGACCTGACTGGGTTTAAAGAGACAAtgggaaaaaacaaagttttgtGATTAAACCCCATGAGTCTTGCTTATTCAATGTGCCAGTTACAGTGAAGGAttaacagaaagagaaacacctGTAAGTTCAGAGGAGCGCTGGCTAGAAGATGACTTGATACGATTCAGCCTTTGATTATTTTGGTCAGTGCCTGGAGACACATTTTTTTATGGGAACCAAACTGTGTAGGTATGGGCAGTGCCTACTACATCAGCAGTTACCAAAGAGTGGTCATTTTAAGGGATACAAAGAGAAGGAATTTTCAAAGAGTAAGATTTAAGCATTTGTTTTAATGTATTAATCAGAATAAACTAAGTGCTGTCATAAACTATCTCAAAATCAAAGTGAGTTAAGAGAATAAAGGGTTATTTTTCACCTCACATCACAGTCTAATGTGGGCTTTAGTGGGGGTGGGTTCTGTGTTCCACAGTCGTTCAGGGACTCAGACTCCTTCTATTTGGGGGCTTTAGGTTCCTCTGGTCCTTGAGTCGGTTTCCTCCAGCCACAGACAGACAAAGAGGGGACATTCAGGATCACTGACAGTGCCAGGAATCACTTCTGTGGCACCGTCCCTTGGCCAGAGCCTGTGACGTGACCTTGCCTAACTGcaagggatgctgggaaatgtCTGGTAGCTGTGTGACCAGTGAGCAAAGGAAACGGGGTGGGGTGGGACTCACCACTGTCTCTCTTCATGGACACCTTATGAGAGGTACAGCCCATCCAATCCCTGAGTTCACAGACACAGTATTGTTGCTTAAGTTAAAACTAAAGTGGTAGAGCCACTTCCTGCTGACCACATGAATCACTTGAAGGCCGGTTCCTGTGGGAAAGGAGTTGGGGTGTCCTTATCACTGCAGATAAGGACACTGAAGGATGTGGTGGGGAAAATGCCATTATGAAAACCCAGAGTGATTCAGGTATATTCAACCTCTGTGACTTTCTGCTTAGGGCATAGCAAAAGGGGagcaaaaatgaattaaaacccTCTTACCCTTCAGGGCATTTTACTCTAATTAATCTTACAGTAAGGCTATTTAAAAtgaagctttcatttttttttttttttttttttttttttttttttttttttttattttctagtaaGACTAAATTTATTCAATACCCTAGTAAAAGTTTTGATTATAAGTATCCAACAGTATAAAAAGTACAAAACAGATTTGTAgatttctaatatattaataCAAAGTGCATGACTACATACAGTACATCCTACAGGCAAAGAGAGGtggaaggggaaaaagaagacTGTGGTTGAGGtctagtaataaataaataaatacagaagtaGAGATGGTCCATATTATAGTATATTCTACCACCAATACTGCAGccaaaatgtacaaaaaaaaaaagagagaaaaaaaaaaccatttcaaAATAACTCAGGAGGAAGATGATAATGGCTGGGATTCTGGTAATACACCTCAAAGTCTGTGGGAGAGCTGACCCAACTCACTATGTAGTCTGTGCATATGGTGGCTTGTagttttttccaaaggaagaaatataaaattttaagtttagaTTAAGAACTATAAAACTATAGGGTACCCATAAAAATTGGCTCACTCCTTCTTGTTATTTATACTATCCAATCTTTAAaatccagttttaaaaataagcactGAGTCATGTTATTACAAGGTAGGCAAATGATCCTCCCGCATTATGAAAAGTCTGAACTGGTGATATATTCTTCCTGAACTTCTAGAAAAGAGGCAATAGATAGTACTTTGGTTTGGGTTCAAGTAAAAGGCTTTTAATGAAGGTTTTACAGTTGAAGAGCTCCACGTTTAGGATGTATCATCTAACACCTCAATGTTCAGAAAGCCTGACtaaaagaaaccaaaccaaaaccaaccCACTCAGCATTAACACACACCTCTTTTTAGTAGAATTTTACTTTAatatagaatgaaaaataaaaaacaaaaacccaaaacccaaaaCCCTAATAGGTTAAAACAAGTCAAACAACCATTCTACACAGATAAAACCTTCACAAAGGTCAACCGAAGTAATCCAGAGCTAAAACTGAATTGTGCAGGTTTTCAATGAAGTCACCAGTCATGTAACATAAACAAATTATTTACACACTTGCAAGCCCTCTAAGAAATGTGCCCCAAGAAGCATTAACCTTTGTGTTTTTCATGTGCCATCCTGAAGActtgcacattttatttttcagataatttaacatttttaatagagTGCATTCTCTACCAAGGGGTAATGCTTTGGTACTATTCATATAGGATTGCCTATCCTAAAGATCTGACATTTCCCCAAGAGGAACTTTGATTCTGCTTTAGAAgtttcatataaattaaaaactttatcaAATATCAATATGGAGGGAGGTGACACAGGATGCAACATATACAGTCAAGTTACCTCTGTATATTTAGAAATTACTCCTTCAAGATATTCACACTAGAGAGCTTAGTCCGTCCTGCTTAATATTCAGTAGTACAGGTTTGAATCATCAGAACCTTGGCAACACCTTAATATTTCAAAGTTATTAACAGCTACCTCTAGGGGCAAGTCTGTGTTTACTGAGTTATGACAAATTTATTATAACAAAGGAAAACAAGTGTAGCCAGCCATCTTAAAAAATGCCCCAACCACTGCTTCTCAATATAGAAAGACTAAAACTACATACGTTTATCATACAACAAATCCCATCTCTGTCCCCTGAAATTCCCCTAATTTCATTCATTAGaaggggatttttttaaaaagccttaaaGAGCACTTTACAGCAGCATTCAGCTTTCCTATGAAATACTCAGCATCTTAAATATTATgtacacttctttttcttttagtaagCTAGATACTGGCTTCAGACTTTGTGGAACTGGAGGGAAACTAACCCACTCAAAACTATTCTAGAAATCATCTTTTGGCAGAATAACAGATATCCAAGTTAAAAATAGGAAGGTCATTTTGTTGgtgttttccaaaatttaaatcattttttgttCCCCTTCTACATAAACCTCAGTCACCACTCCTGAGTGGAGATGGGCAGAGGCTCTGGCCCCTGCTCCTCCGGCTTTTCAGCAGCTGCTTTCTTATTGCTGCAGCAAGGCTTGAATAGATGTGTGTCAATGAGGACTTCCCCAAAACGGCCTTTATAGATAATGCCACAgcatattttctgtcttttccagTATGTGAGATCTAAAAAGGAAAACACTGGCGTTCTGTTAGAGCCAGAAGCCATCTCTGTATCTGAGCCATCATCTGACTGGTTACTATAACAAGGAGATTGAGCTGGAGAGGCACTTGAGGTGGTACTGTGAGCATCAGAATTGTGACGTTTAAATTCCTTCTGCAGTTTACTGATCTGGTTGCTTTTTATCCTGTTTCCAGATAgagttttcactttctttggtTTCAGTGTTGTCTTTAGACTGGGTCCTGCCCTTGCATCTACCACATGATTCCAGTTTTTTTTTGATCCTGCTGGCAATTTCTTCCATCTTTTCACAAGCAGGACACAGGCATTACAGATGTCTCCTGAACGAGTCTCATGTAACCCAAAACAGCTCTGGAAGTCCTTTTCATAGCGTTTACTGTCAGTGAATCGAGAACTGGAGGATTTAGCTCTGCAAATACAGCAGCCCTCTATACTTCGGTACATCTTTGGCTTGTGAAAACCAAACATCTTTTCTTCTGGGCAATAGTCTGCCAAAAGCAGACGTTCCACGCGCAATAATGTTCCCGAGGTGCGGAGTGCACGCCAAGCCAAGCCCACCTCGAAACGCTCCCTCCTTCTCAACTGCCTTGTCTAGAAAGATTGTCTCCTGTAGTTCTATGAAGCTTTCATTATTGACTTATCATCAACAGTAATTTCTTGCGAGAGAAAAATAGACTTTTCCAGAGTGGATTTTTATAAATCAATTGGTGattattctttgtatttcattttcttttttaaacttaaaattttactaTTGAGTGATTAACAACTATTTCTTGTGCacgaaaaatagaatttttaggtGTGCATTTTTGTTAAATGGTTATTATgctttgcatttcatttttatttttatactgtgaGAGCATTGACTTCTTTTCACTGCCTTTGTCTTTATAGTCACTTTCTGTACTTGAGGTGGTTCAGAGCTGACTTTGGAGCCAGGACACCTGGGGCAGAGCCAAGTCTGCCCCTCACTAGCTGCCTGACTTTGAGCAAATTTCCtaatctctctatgcctcagttttctcatctataaaatgacagCAGTAACAGTACGtacctcataggattgtggtGAGAATTCAGTGAGGTAATATTTATAAAGCCTGGCATAGACTAAGTGCTATGTATGTTTTTGGTGTTAATCTTTGACAAGTGATACTCAATTTCCTTTTGCAGTAGTTTCCATTTGGCATCATActttaaagtaaaaaacaatGAGCCTTTTAAAAGAGAAGCATTAATAAATAATAGCACAAGTCATTGTAGAGTGCTATGGCCAGAACTGTGATGTTGGTAAGCAGATAATTCAAGTGTGGACTGTGTCTCATGTGGTGATCGATGGCTTCCTTATAAATCAGGCAGTAGATTTGACTTGGAGTTTTTGCCAATCAATCAGCAATGAATGAAAGCCCTTTTCTAAGAGTAAGTATAGTGATTTGCTATACTTATTATTGGAATAAAACCACCCTAAAACTGATACTTGAAGAGGCTTGGTTTCTGAACAAGTTGAGATATAGAACAATGCAAAGACAGGGACCATTTATTTCCTGTTTACTGTCAGAAGCCAGTAAAGGTAATGGCTTTGGCTGTACTGGCCTCATGGATTGCTAACAGCTGTGAACCCCTGAGTTAGACAGAACTGCCTAACTGGGCTGGGGCAGGAATCCCCTGGGGGAAGAGGAGGCCCGCCCAGCGGAGGCTCCGGGCACGAGGAGGAACAGAGAGAACTTGTGCCCAGCGTGAGCAGGCATACTCtcaagagaaagaaagtagagcaTGGAGCAGAGCTTGCCTTTTCCATTTGCCCCGAATTTAACAATCCGCACTTGTCACTCCTCTTCCTCAGGGATAAGAGTGTGCTTAGGAAAAATTCCTTCTAATGAAGGGgaaaactctctctctctaataAAGGCCCAAACTGTTAGGGTGCTCTATTGTTTGGTCTCCTTTGTAATCATATGACTTACAGGGTCTGCACTTCTCTTTCTAGTATTAATTAACTACATATGGCATTAATTAACTATATATGGCATCACTCACTGGAGTCTCCTGCACGAACCTGTCATTCTTCCTGGTGAGGCTTCTGCTGCACCCACAGACAACTGGGGGGGCAAGTTAaggtattttctctttatcaggaagaaaaagaaaagtagtgGAGcccctgcttaaaaaaaaaaaatcagttcatgGGTGATCTTAGTTGCTGTGATgcaactcgtgtgtgtgtgtgtgtgtgtgtgtgtgtgtgtgtgtgtgtgttggaataGACAGGaggtaattttcttattttttggcaCTTTCAGATCATAAGAGAATTTAACATTAAGCAAACTTCCAAAATTGTTCCTGAGCCTTCCTAGATATTTAGGTAAATCTTTGAAGTGAGAcacagtagtctttttttttttttaatttatttacttattttattatttaatttatttatttatttttggctgcattgggtcttccttgctgcgtgcgtgctttctctagttgcggtgagcgggggctactgttcgttgcggtgcgtgggcttctcattgcgttggcttctcttgttgcggagcacgggctctaggcacgcaggcgcccgtagttgtggcttgtgggctctagagtgcaggctcagtagttgtggcgcatgggcttcgttgctctgcggcatgtgggaacttcccggaccagggcttgaacccttgtcaccgcattggcaggcggattcttaacaactgtgccaccagggaagccccgacacaGTAGTCTTTCATCGTTAATTTCACAAACTGCCAATAATCTATTTTCCATATCTTTTAAAGATATGCTTGTAAAATGACATAGCCTACACAAAATTACCAACTAGTAATAGCATGTGTAATTTTCTGAAGCTGAAAAACAATAgcacagttatttatttatgctttggTCTGCTAAGCTTATCATTACCAGACAAGGAAATAGCATATCATAGTTTTACAAACTGTTTTAACAGTAGTTATTAGGAGCAGTTCCTCACAAAGCCAGGTGggaagtagttttatttttttcaaaagtttgctttggaaatgaaatcactattgcTTTATACAAAATTACTTTTGCAATATGggaattttgatttaaaaaaaaaagacattgtctCTCTGTAGCCCAGTGGTAACATTTTTAAGATTCTAGTGACATACTCAGGAAACATTCATAAATCAGTTAAGTGTCTAGCACAGTCATGTTTTACTCTGTGTAACCTTAGGAAAATGAtttcatatttctgttttctacttGTCTTTGAAGAAACAGAGATCATGGTAATCTATTAACATCTTTGAAGCTCTCTGGGATAAAGAATATGCTAATTATTCTTTTGGcattataatatttatactttattTAAATATGACTTTTGAATTAGACCAGTCCATTCTGTTGAAATAATGACAAATTTGGAGATATGACCAGTGTGTCTTTGGGACACAGTATTTCCATGTCCTATGTAATCTCAAAATTTCCCTGGTCTTGTAATAATAAGATGGCAGCTTCATTTTTAATGACCACGCTGTAAGGCACTGTCGACTCTTTTCTAGAGATTATATCATTACATTGTTTTGGTTAACATTAGGTTTGAAAAAATTGCAGCTCTAATTTTAGCCATGGGGACAAATATTTGTGTTGTTGGTAATTAACAAGACTTCTGAAAgtcagatataaatacataaactCTACTGCAatattagtttgcatttcccctTTTTTGGTAAGGGTGTGGAAAAAGCCAGAACAAAGTATACCAAAAAGGGAATGATAGTTTGAAAGAATAAAGTTGTAATTTAGAAAAGGTAATTTCAAAAGATACCTTGAGTAATGCACATTCAATATGAAAAATACTGGtaatgcagaaaaaaagaaaacaatcactCAAATGTTCTATTACTTAAAGACAATGTGTTAACAATCCTGAGAATATTCCAAATCTGGTTTTCTAGTGCACTTTCGTTTTACATTGTTGTGATTGTACTATTGATACTATTTTATAtgctgcttttttcatttaatattacaGCATAAGCAATTTATAAATTGTCACAAACTTCTCACAAACTATTTTCATTGGGGACATAATCTATTATCGAATGGTATAGAATAACAGATCATTTACCCTTATTAGTGTGATTGGTGCTCTGATATTTACTGAGTTTTGGGAGTTTATCctctctgcctcatttattctctcctcctctctgcttaGTCTGCTAAACAAAACTAAGACTTTGGTGCATTTACTGTAAAAGTTCTAAACCTGCCTGAGCAGGACTTCTGGTTCCAAAAGACAGAGCAGCATAAAACTCAGATGCAACATGGTAATTACATTATTTAATTATGAGACAGATATGTGCACATTTCTCTGTAAAGTGGATTTGTTCAAACTCAGTAGCTTCTGGATCCTAGGAGAAATTGAAACATTGTCTCTTGAGAAGGTGTGTGCTTCcggcaacaaaaatgaaaataaacaagtgggactacattaaactaaggAGCTACAGCACAGCAAACAACAATTGAAAAGGTAAcctacaaaatggaaaaaaaaaaattcacaaaccaTATATCTAATGAGattaatatataaactatataaataactcatacaactcaatagcaaaaaaaaaaagcaagtaattCAACTTAAAggtgggcaaaggacctgaatagacattattCAAAAGaaggccaagaggtacatgaaaaggtgctcaacatcactaatcaccagggaaatgcaaatcaaaaccacaatgagataccacctcacacgtcttagaatggctattatcaaaaagacaagaaatagcaagtgttggagaagggtggagaaaagggaatacttgtgtactattggtgggaatgtaaattggagtagtcattatggaaaacagtatggaggttcctaaaaaaaattacaaatagaactaccaaatgacccaAACATCCTACTCTAGGTATATATGTAAGAAGgaattgggggaattccctggcagtccagtggttaggactctgcaccctcactgccaagggcctgggttcaatccctggttgcagaactaagatcctgccacaaactcatgttcattgcagcattattcacaatagccaagata from Eschrichtius robustus isolate mEscRob2 chromosome 1, mEscRob2.pri, whole genome shotgun sequence includes:
- the LOC137765282 gene encoding SIN3-HDAC complex-associated factor, which translates into the protein MFGFHKPKMYRSIEGCCICRAKSSSSRFTDSKRYEKDFQSCFGLHETRSGDICNACVLLVKRWKKLPAGSKKNWNHVVDARAGPSLKTTLKPKKVKTLSGNRIKSNQISKLQKEFKRHNSDAHSTTSSASPAQSPCYSNQSDDGSDTEMASGSNRTPVFSFLDLTYWKRQKICCGIIYKGRFGEVLIDTHLFKPCCSNKKAAAEKPEEQGPEPLPISTQEW